CGCCAGCTCCGCGGCATAGAGATTCACGCACAGCTCGAAGAGCCGCTTGCCCTTCTCGGCGCTGGCCAGGGAGGGGTCGCTGTACATGCGGCCGTCGGGGAAGAGGCGCCGGAACTCGCCCGGTCCCAGCGGCCACTCGTGCGCGGGCTTGTCTGGCGCGACCGGCGCGAGCGGCGCGACCGCGCGCGGGAAGAGGTGCATCGTGATGCTGATCTCGGCGGGCGTGGCGTGGTCGCCGTTGCGCTCGCCGATGAGTTCGTCCTCGAGGGCCTTGACCTCGGGCCGCTCCCACCAGCTCCGCCAGATCCAGCGCAGGTCTTCGCGACGCGTGAGCAGGTCGCTGGCCGCCGCCGAGGCGGCTGGCGTATTCCCGCCGTGCCCGTTGACGAAGTAGAAGGTGCGAAAGCCATGCCGTGCGAGCGACTCGACGGTATCCGTGAGCAGCTTGCCGTAGCCCGCGGCCGTGAGGCTGGCCGTGCCCGGGAAGCCGAGGTGGTGCTGGCTCATGCCGACGGCGAGCACCGGATGCACCAGCACGCCGCAGCGCTCGCCGATCGCCAGGGCCAGGGCCTCGGCGATCAGGTGGTCCGTGCCGATCAGACCGTTCGGCCCGTGCTGCTCGGTGGCGCCGGTGGGGATGATGATCGCGTCCTTCCCGCGCAGGTAGGCCTCCACCTGGGACCAGGTCAGCAGGGCGAGACGCATGGCGGGCCTCCTCGGGGTTGTCGGCCCAGGCTGCGCGAAGCGGCGGCCGCCTGGCAAGCGGATTTGCATGGGCCGCGCGCCGTGCTATCATTCAGTGTCTCGGGCGGGGAGGTTGAAGATGCGTGGAGTCGCCCTGGTCGCTCTGCTGCTTCTGCCAGGCGCCGCGCCGGCGGCCATCTACCACCTCGAAGCCGACGGCAGCGGCGACTTCCCGACCATCGCCGCCGCGCTGGCCGTGGCCACGGCCGGCGATGTCGTCGAGCTCGGTTGCGGCACCTACTACGAGCACGACCTCGTCATTCCCACCGGCGTCACACTGCGCAGCGAGGGCGGCGTCGCCTCGTGCGCCACGATCGACGCGCAGCAGCAGGGGCGAGTGCTCCAAGGACGCCCGGCCGAGTTGTCTGGACTGACCATCCGCAACGGTTGCCTGGGCACGATGAACGGTGCCTTCGGAGCCGGCGCCTATCTGGGTGCCGCAGTCAGCATCCTGAACTGCAGCTTCTTGGATAACCTGATTGATCCGAGTCCCAATGGCAAAGGAGGGGGACTCTACCAGTACAGCGGTCACGCGCATCTCGTTGCCTGCCAATTCAAGGGCAATACCGCCAATCATCATGGAAGCGGCGCGCACTTCGACAGATCCGCAGAGCTGAGCTTCTGCCACTTCGAAGGCGATGATCTGAAGATTGGCGGGAGTCATCCGGCACCTGGCAGCCGCCTCGATGGCTGCGTGCTCCTGGACTGCAACGTTAGTCTTTCGGTGCCCTCCCCAAAGATTCGCAACTGCGTTCTGGCCCGAGGTCGGCTGTGGCTCTGGTGGGATCCCTGGTCGGAAGTCGAGATCTTGGGCACTACTTTAGTCGAGGAAGAGGTGCTTTGGTGGGGGGGTAACCTCGTGCTGAGCATGCATGGGTGCCTTCTCAGTGCCAGCTCTATCCAGATGGTTCTGTTTCCAGTCGAGGTCGAGAATGCAACCTGCAACGACTTTCATGACACCCAGATAACGGGCGGGATCGCAGATTGGCTCGGCCACTTCGGAAACATCTCAGCCGATCCACTCTTCTGCGACGCCCCCGGGGGCGACTACCGCCTGCACGCGAACTCGCCCTGCGCGCCGGCAGGCAACGCGTGCGGCGCCCTGATCGGTGCGCTACCGGTGGGCTGTGACGCCACGGGCATCGAAACGAAGAGCTGGAGCAGTATCAAGGCGCTTTACTAGGGAGGAGGAGGCAGTCGCATGCGAGTTCTGACCGCTATTGCCCTCCTGGTTGGCCTGGCCGCGACCGGCACGGCCCAGGAGATCGATCCCATCAACATGCACGCCTTCCTCTTGGATGATCACCCATTCACGATCGCACCCTGCGGCGGCGATCCCATGCCGGTGCTCGACATCATCCTCGAGGATAGCGGCAACAATCCCATCGAGGTGATCGCGAGCGATATCTGGCTCGACTCCCCGCCGTCCATGCTCGACTTCTGCTGGGCGGTGATTGCGGACAGCTCGACCTTCCGTCCGGACCCTGGGCACACGACGATCAGCGGCGAGATCCATGGCGGACTGCAATCGCTGTCGATCTGCGCGGCAGCGCAAGTGGACGTGATCGCCATCGGCTATGTCATCGGGCGCTTCGATCTCCAGGTCAACAGCCCCGACCTGAACGGCGACCGAGAGGTTACAGTTGCCGACTTCGGCCTCTTCGCGGGGCGCTTCCAGACCAGCGATCCCTGCGCGGACTACAACGAGGATGGCTTCGTCTCCGTGGCCGACTTCGGGCTCTTCGCCGGCTGGTTCGGGGACTGCGTCTGCGTTCCCTGAGGCCGCCCATCCACTAAGATGACCCCCGGCTCCGATTGGTGTTCTGCCCGCCCGGCTTGCGCGGCGGCGCAGGGCTTGCTACGATTTCCAGGCACAACCCCAGCCGCCGGATCCAGCCGCATGCTGCTCGCCCTTCGCCATCGTGCCTTCGCCCTCGTC
The bacterium DNA segment above includes these coding regions:
- a CDS encoding creatininase family protein translates to MQIRLPGGRRFAQPGPTTPRRPAMRLALLTWSQVEAYLRGKDAIIIPTGATEQHGPNGLIGTDHLIAEALALAIGERCGVLVHPVLAVGMSQHHLGFPGTASLTAAGYGKLLTDTVESLARHGFRTFYFVNGHGGNTPAASAAASDLLTRREDLRWIWRSWWERPEVKALEDELIGERNGDHATPAEISITMHLFPRAVAPLAPVAPDKPAHEWPLGPGEFRRLFPDGRMYSDPSLASAEKGKRLFELCVNLYAAELAALVGGPRG